AGTGTCACCTCAAAGGTGACCTTGCCTGAATCCCAATCTTTCAGCACGCCGACGGGAGCTCCATCGGGACCGAGCAGCTTGTGCTGCCTCGAGGTCTCTTTGGTTTTACGCGCGGGCTTGCTCTCATAACGGGCTCGCAGCAGTTCCACGTCCTTTGCAACAGCAGCTTCGTCTCGTACCTTCACCGCCATTTCTGATGCTACTACGCTACCAGCAGCACCTTCGAGAAGCCGAAGCTGATACAGCGTAATCAGTGCGAACGACTCCGGACGCTCTTTGACCAGATCCAGAACACTGTTGCTCAGCTTCAGGATGGACAGTGTCTTGTTGACGTTAGGCAGCGACATGCCGGTGACTTCGGCGATTGCCGACTCATTGGGGTATATCCCATCCTTGATCAAAGCGTCCCAGGCGATCGCATTGTCCAATGGAGTCTGTTGCTCGCGCTCTGCGTTCTCTTTGTACGAAAGCTGATAAAGCTGCTGATCGGTCAGCCCAGGGTGAATGAGCAGCTTGATCTTTGTT
The genomic region above belongs to Cupriavidus pauculus and contains:
- a CDS encoding ParB/RepB/Spo0J family partition protein, coding for MTKKLDLMRQQANRALSVAPPADRFARAQALVERQPNGFATKAPADQPAPPSRAPDLSDLKQPVEHTAARATNDEVAGEPFYEETDISLVDENPFNARRLYRPERVHELAASIRADGQLVPGIATVRGGRRVLAGGHYRLRALKVAGKTKIKLLIHPGLTDQQLYQLSYKENAEREQQTPLDNAIAWDALIKDGIYPNESAIAEVTGMSLPNVNKTLSILKLSNSVLDLVKERPESFALITLYQLRLLEGAAGSVVASEMAVKVRDEAAVAKDVELLRARYESKPARKTKETSRQHKLLGPDGAPVGVLKDWDSGKVTFEVTLKDAARRQELIEELKAKFSSPTE